Proteins co-encoded in one Ruegeria sp. HKCCD4315 genomic window:
- a CDS encoding fructose bisphosphate aldolase: MSKAEQRVQMSNGAGFIAALDQSGGSTPKALALYGVDASDYASEEEMFGEIQNMRARIILADDFTKDKVIGAILFERTLGEEIDGRKVADYLWSVKGIVPFLKIDKGLEETANGVQMMKPIPGLAETLAKAEGVFGTKERSVIHEANAEGIAAVVAQQFDVAREVVAAGMVPIVEPEVNINSETKAEAEDILKAEILKNLDQLAEGQDIMLKLTIPSAANLYDEVADHPRVVRVVALSGGYSTEQACDLLGQNGKMIASFSRALTEGLSKQQSDAEFNAALGSNIEKIFEASA, from the coding sequence ATGTCCAAAGCAGAACAGCGCGTACAGATGTCCAACGGAGCAGGCTTTATCGCCGCACTGGATCAAAGTGGTGGATCGACCCCCAAGGCGCTGGCGCTGTATGGGGTGGACGCATCGGATTACGCCTCGGAAGAAGAGATGTTTGGCGAAATCCAGAACATGCGCGCGCGGATCATTCTGGCGGACGACTTCACCAAGGATAAAGTGATCGGTGCAATCCTGTTCGAACGCACGCTGGGTGAAGAAATCGACGGCCGCAAGGTTGCGGATTACCTATGGTCGGTCAAAGGCATCGTTCCGTTCCTGAAAATCGACAAAGGTCTGGAAGAGACCGCGAATGGCGTCCAGATGATGAAACCGATCCCGGGTCTGGCCGAAACGCTGGCCAAGGCAGAGGGTGTGTTTGGCACCAAGGAACGTTCGGTGATTCATGAAGCCAACGCCGAAGGCATCGCTGCCGTTGTGGCGCAGCAGTTCGATGTAGCCCGCGAGGTCGTTGCCGCAGGCATGGTTCCGATTGTCGAGCCCGAAGTTAACATCAACTCGGAAACCAAGGCCGAGGCGGAAGACATCCTGAAGGCTGAAATCCTGAAAAACCTGGATCAGTTGGCCGAGGGGCAGGACATCATGCTGAAACTGACAATCCCGAGCGCGGCAAACCTTTATGATGAAGTGGCTGATCACCCGCGCGTGGTGCGCGTGGTTGCCTTGTCAGGTGGGTATTCGACCGAGCAGGCGTGTGATTTGCTGGGCCAGAACGGCAAGATGATCGCGTCGTTTTCGCGTGCGCTGACCGAAGGTCTGTCGAAACAGCAATCTGATGCCGAGTTCAATGCCGCCCTGGGCAGCAACATTGAAAAGATTTTTGAAGCTTCTGCTTAA
- a CDS encoding cytochrome P450 — MIPPKPTPRPDKVSLWQYLRLFRKDLLSAQPQRLYRAWMAEFRTPFFRSYMVNQPELVDLVLKKRPEDFPKSNRISEGLRPLLGESVFLTNGEVWKRQRRIIDPAFEGGRLKDTFPAMRDASQACADRLCSSVGTEVEVEEITSHVAADVIFRTLFSVPIEHEIAAEVFQKFHSYQRRQPLLNLAAFLPLPRWVPRLHAGDTRRNAHDIRRLIQKLTADRASAIADGTAPNDLATKIMTTPDPATGKCFETDEMIDQVAIFFLAGHETSASALAWTLYLLALYPDWQKKVAEEAQANPDPSFTTMSRLNVARDVFREALRLYPPVPMMVRETQCSEQFRDREVPKGSQIVVSPWHLHRQERLWDNPDGFDPSRWKTENGKTCQRNAYIPFSAGPRVCTGAGFAMVEGPLILSMLLRQFKFETIPGKTPVPVAHLTVRSKDGIWLRLVER, encoded by the coding sequence ATGATCCCGCCAAAACCGACCCCACGCCCAGACAAAGTTTCGCTGTGGCAGTATCTGAGACTGTTTCGGAAAGACCTGCTTTCGGCGCAGCCCCAACGGCTCTATCGCGCATGGATGGCGGAATTTCGAACGCCGTTCTTTAGATCTTACATGGTCAATCAGCCAGAACTGGTTGATCTGGTTTTGAAAAAGAGGCCTGAAGATTTCCCGAAGTCTAACCGGATCAGCGAAGGTTTGCGGCCGCTTTTGGGTGAGTCTGTATTTCTGACAAACGGTGAGGTGTGGAAGCGACAACGTCGTATCATTGATCCAGCGTTCGAAGGCGGGCGGTTAAAAGACACGTTTCCGGCGATGCGAGACGCGTCACAAGCCTGCGCGGATCGGCTGTGCTCCAGTGTTGGAACCGAGGTTGAAGTTGAAGAAATCACCAGCCATGTCGCCGCAGATGTCATTTTCAGAACACTGTTTTCGGTGCCTATCGAACATGAAATCGCAGCTGAAGTATTCCAGAAATTCCACTCCTATCAAAGGCGGCAACCGCTTTTGAACCTTGCGGCTTTTTTGCCTCTGCCACGTTGGGTTCCTCGTCTACATGCCGGCGACACGCGGCGGAATGCGCATGATATCAGGCGTTTGATCCAGAAACTTACAGCGGATCGCGCTTCGGCCATTGCTGATGGGACGGCACCAAACGATCTGGCCACAAAAATCATGACAACACCCGATCCTGCCACGGGGAAGTGTTTTGAAACCGACGAGATGATTGATCAGGTCGCGATCTTCTTTCTGGCGGGCCATGAAACCAGCGCCTCGGCTCTGGCCTGGACGCTTTATCTGCTGGCGCTGTACCCCGACTGGCAAAAGAAGGTCGCGGAAGAGGCGCAGGCAAATCCGGACCCGTCCTTTACGACCATGTCCAGGCTGAACGTCGCCCGAGATGTATTTCGCGAGGCGTTGCGACTTTATCCACCGGTGCCAATGATGGTTCGGGAAACGCAATGTTCTGAACAGTTTCGCGATCGAGAGGTTCCGAAGGGTTCACAAATTGTAGTCAGCCCGTGGCACCTGCATCGGCAAGAACGGCTTTGGGACAATCCCGACGGGTTCGATCCCTCGCGCTGGAAGACAGAGAACGGCAAAACATGTCAACGCAATGCCTACATTCCGTTCTCTGCCGGACCAAGAGTGTGCACGGGGGCGGGATTTGCGATGGTTGAAGGGCCCTTGATCCTGTCGATGCTGTTGCGCCAATTCAAATTCGAAACAATCCCTGGAAAAACGCCGGTTCCGGTGGCGCATCTGACCGTTCGGTCCAAGGACGGGATATGGTTGAGGTTGGTTGAGCGCTAA